The Rosa rugosa chromosome 1, drRosRugo1.1, whole genome shotgun sequence genomic sequence GATTTGGGCAACCTGAGACAGTAAATAACTAGGTAAGAACTAAACACAAGGTATCTAAGAAGACTAGGGTAACACTATTGCCCTTATCCATGTAGAGGAAGTTTATTCTGTCTTAACCCAATTGCCTTTACTCAACCACCTCCATCAACCTGCCTACTAAAGTAATACTAGTCCAACACCCAGACCAGTTGGCAAAACCATTACAATCAGTAGTTCTCCCAAACATAACCAAGGAACACAATAATGCATAGAAAGTGATTATTAAGATGTGAGATTTAAACAAGTCTATGACCATTGTGGAGATAATAAGAACAGTTATATCTATTCAAAGTGTTCAAGCTTCAAATGCGAAATCTAGAGCTTACACCTTGAACTCAACTCTGGAACTTCAAACAGAGGGAACAAACAAATGTACTGCAACATATTATACAAGGAACAACTGATAACACTTTTTTAAATCTATATTTTCAGTCCGCAACATAAGTGTCCAAGACATCAATGAAAATGTAAGCAAAATTCCTCAAGTCATCATCATTAGCAAAGACTAAAAATTGGAATCCAAATGTATATCTATAGCCACACTTACCCCTCCAAGAGTTTTTAGGGTATATGAGACAGTACTTAGACCAGCAATTATCATGGAAGAACTGGAATCAGGAGACATAAGCTGCAAGTTTCATTAAAATTTTCACTTTGAAACAGACAGCATAGAAGTGTATGCGGGCAACAGAAGAATTAATTGAAAGCAGAACACCTCCATGACAACGAAAAACAAAACCGAACATTTTAGCATACCTGCTGCCCAAAAAATACCGAACATAATACCTTTTGTGAAAGACAATACTAAATGTCTTTGCAAACCACCTTTTAGTTTGTTTGCTGGAGGGAAAGGTCCCTTCCCTCTTGGTTGAACCTAGGGAGAGATATAAACTTTGAGATATAGTTTGTAACAAATCACGATCGGATCTACTTGACAAAGTAGAGTGACAAGCCTAACACATGAAGACAAAATGGCACAGGTGAATATACAAACCTGTGCATCAGGATTCATTCCAAGAGCAAGCAGGTAACCCAATACTTGAGCAGATGCATCACGGACAGATGAAACAGGATCCTCAAGAGCCTACTATAAGCAGGTCAAATCACCAAATGAATAAGTAGAGAAGTATAACATCAGCTAATATCTGaaagatagaaaataaaatagtaAAAGTCTGGAACATGGAAAAACTTGCAAAGAAACACATATCTACCTTGGCACACAGAAATAAGCTGAATTATCAAGTTCTCCAACCTCTAAACCCGGTCCTCCAATAATAGCAAATGCCATGGCGATTCTGACAAGAAATGATTTATCACCAACAGCAAACCGCATGATGAGACGAAATGCTGAAGCAGCAGCACTACCCAGAGCATTTTGAAGCCTCTTGTCTCACAAATTCCTAAATTACATTTATCAAATCAGAGGTGTACCACAACAAACAAAGAGAAACCCCATATAATTGAATCGAGTATAGttacaaattcaaaaaaaaaaaaagacctacATTGAGATGAACTAGAATGCAGTATgaatctgagagagagagagagaccttggGCTCTTTGGCGACTACGGACTACCAAGACGCAAACTGAGAGTTATGTGCTTTTTGAGTAAGTGGAAAGCCAAACAAGCCCTTATGATGGATCCATTTCAAATTTTAGTTTAATACCCAAAACGCCTAACTTTATTACAAAAATGCCCAGAGTATAAAGCCTGATGGATTCGAGAAAGCGGGACAACAGTCTCTGAGATCACAaccttcttcaccttctctccTTCCAATCCAAATCCGGCATAGctgattttagagagagaaattcgctctctctctctctctctctctctctctctctctctctctctctctccaatccGGCTTCACCATTGCTCGATCATCCTTCATCTTCCAGCTGCAAATCGTACTCTGTTTTTGTTAATCGCACTCTGTTTTTGTTAATCGCTGTTAGAAATCATCAAAATACCAGAAAAAGCTGTAATCGAAACCCTAGAAGTTGTACAATTACCAGAAAATCGAGGATGAAGAAGAGCTTTCCGAATTGATCGATAAGAGTAAGCTTCACGAGCTTCGCtccttttcaatttctttcGATTTCTCGCCCAAATGTGTTTGCTCGGACCTGATCCTCATGTTTTGTGCAGTGATTGCTCGCCGGAGATGTTAAGAAGATTCAGAACTCAGGCAATGGCTTGATCACACTAACAAGGTACAAAGAGTTCAGGTCTGTAATCTCTGTTACTGTGTATGTTATGGTTCGATTCTCACATTTTGAACTCTGTTGAGGGGAATCAGAGGTTTATCTGAGGCTAAAGTGGATACATATGTGTGCTCAACTATTGCATCTTCTCAAATGTCAATCTAAGATTTTCTGGTgatttagtttcattttcgttGTAACTAAAACCTCAAGAACATCTGTGGCTCTCGATCGCATAAACAAGCAGTGGATcacaatatgtgtgtgtgtgtgttgcgCATGTTCATACCTGAATGATATCCATGAAGTTAGCAAATTGTTCAGTCTGCAGATGTCTAAGAATGCATGGACTATTttatctctttatatagagtAGGTGTTCACTTAGACTCCTGGCTATGGCAGAAGTAACTCAAACACATGTATTTATCACATGTTTATCATATAAGTAACAAAAGACTCGGTAAAAGATTTCCATAACAGATAGACTGATCGATAACAGAGTTCTAATCATACCATGAtatttaaattaaagtaatatcACTAATATGCTATTCTTTGTATAATTACAGGTCAATACATCAAGCATTTCTTTGTTTTCTCGTTTAATTTCTTCAAAGTTTTCGATCAGTTCATCAACAACCTTCGAGAATCAAGCTTCATCAACAATCAGTGAGACTCAATGAACCCTCTACCAGCGAATTTTGCGGCAGTTACACACATATGCTGTATTGGGTTGCGAAGAGAGAGTGTCGCGAATATGGCTGTTCTAGCCCAGCACTATCCCAACAAAACAGTAACCATTGTTGATTTCGACCAAGCCAAACTGCAATTCTGGGCAGGAGCCAATGTCGATTGGGTTGAGCCCGGCTTAGGAGCCTTAGTAGGTATGGTAAACAATTTGGGGTTCAGTAACCAAGTAGAACAAGTCATTAATCAGTCCCAGGTTATTTTTATATGGGTTGAGATTCCCACCAAGAGAGGTGGTTTACCGGGTTTAGATACCACTGAGTGGGAGAGAGCAGTGAGAACAATCATGCAAGCGTCTGCTACTTCGAAAATTGTTGTTGAGAAGAGCACCATGCCTGTTGACATGTTTAATCTCACCACTAGATTTCTTTCTCAAAGGCCACAAGCTCAAGTTCAACAGAACATTCAGTTTGCTGTTTTCTCCAATCCCGAACTTTCTTGCCCAGGTCAAATGCTAAATGACATGCAATTCCCAGATCAAGTGATAATAGCACGGAAGTCAGAGGTAGGAGATACTGATATCTTAGTGGAAATGTATGCACAGTGGGTTCATCCACAGAGAATTATAGTTCTTCCTAATCATCTATCAGCAGAACTTGGGAAGATCATCACAAGTGTGATGGCAGGTTTGAAGATTACGGTGATTAATGTCATTGAAAGCTACTGTGAAAAAGTTGGGGCAAATTTTAATCATGTCAAACAGATGCTAGGAAGGGATTACAGGTTTGAAGATGCATTTATGGAGTCAACATTAGGAATTGGTGGGCCTGATCTACTAAAGGATATAGTGTATTGCAAGGATGCTCTTCAAAATGTGGGATTGGTCACAGAGGCTAAGCTATTGTCTGACATAATTAGGTTGGATAAGAAGAAGAGGGAGCATTTTGTGCAATTGATGCTAAATAATATGTCAACTTTGGCAGGGAAGAGGGTTGCTGTATATGGGGTCACATACAAGAGCAACATGGCAGATCTCACCAATTCCCCTGCAGTGAGTGTTTGTAAAGCACTTCAGAAGGAACGTGCCATCATTCGGATTTATGATCCACTAAGAGATGAAAATGCAATCTTGAACTGCTTCCGTAATCGTGTAAGGGTGGGAGTAGTTGCTGATCCACAACAAGCATATCAAGGAGCTCATGCTATTCTTTTTCTAGTGAATACGAACCTTCAGCATAATTTCCAACAGATGAGGGCTGCAATGGTAGAGCCACCATTCTTATTTTTCGCCTGCAGACTGAATGTTAACTATGATGCTCTTAGGTTGCAGGGATTTCAAGTTCATGTCTTTGGTAATCAAGAGTAGCTGCTAATCCGCAACAATCAGTGTTGATGTTGTCTTCACTTGAAGACATGGCAGCCGAAAGGAATGGAATATATCCCAAGCATGTGCTagctttaattatatatatgaagaCAATGAAGTTGGCAGAAagtagagaaagagaaagagaagtcaaaaagaaaacatgcaaaagaagaaaagtagaAAGCATCCGGCTTTGAAGAAAGAGCTGGAGAGAGAGTGTGGGTAATATATTTCCCATATCGGCAGCAGCAGAAGAAggagaaacagagagagcagAGTGAAGAGAAGGGAGAAACATAAATTGAAAGCCATCCTTAATACTCTGAgagtttttcctctttctttggaGACTTAGCAATTTCATAGTTGAAGCTTCTTAAGcttagttgttggtgttgttaagtattgtatatgagaagtaagaattcttcttcttctctatttggCTAAAGAGAGAGttaataggtttgggtgtattggggatttgggtagagagagttgttcataaactctaattgtatgtttctccaaattgatcatagtggaatatcttgccggctccgaaagtggatgtagctcaatcacactgattgagtgaaccactataaatcttggtgttctttgtggtttgtttattaggtgtttttgctttgtttgttactgttgaattcatatcaataccttgtttgttacgcttccgcacaacaaactggtatcagagcttcggTTCTGAATTTGGGAGTTGTGTATTGATTGGATTCAATGGTTGACACAAAGAAAAATTCGAGTTCGGGTTCATCGTCGACTACTAGGCCATCAATTGGCAATGCCAAATTTGAAGTTGAGAAGTTCGATGGAACAAACAATTTTGGCATGTGGCAGTGTGAGATGATGGATGTCTTGTGTCAACAAGAATTGGATATAGCTCTTGAAGACAAACCAGAAGATATGAGTGAGAAGGAGTGGAAGCAGATTAATAAGTGGGCTTGTGGTTCTATCAGATTGTGtcttgcaaaggatatgaagttCTTTATCATGAAGGAAACTTCGGCAAAAGCTCTGTGGAAGAAATTGGAAGACCAATACATGACCAAGAGTGCTGAAAACCGGTTTCACCTGAAGAGGCGGCTTTTCCGATTCAATTATCGGCAAGGTATTTCTATGTCTGAACACATCAGT encodes the following:
- the LOC133731646 gene encoding UDP-glucose 6-dehydrogenase 2-like; amino-acid sequence: MAVLAQHYPNKTVTIVDFDQAKLQFWAGANVDWVEPGLGALVGMVNNLGFSNQVEQVINQSQVIFIWVEIPTKRGGLPGLDTTEWERAVRTIMQASATSKIVVEKSTMPVDMFNLTTRFLSQRPQAQVQQNIQFAVFSNPELSCPGQMLNDMQFPDQVIIARKSEVGDTDILVEMYAQWVHPQRIIVLPNHLSAELGKIITSVMAGLKITVINVIESYCEKVGANFNHVKQMLGRDYRFEDAFMESTLGIGGPDLLKDIVYCKDALQNVGLVTEAKLLSDIIRLDKKKREHFVQLMLNNMSTLAGKRVAVYGVTYKSNMADLTNSPAVSVCKALQKERAIIRIYDPLRDENAILNCFRNRVRVGVVADPQQAYQGAHAILFLVNTNLQHNFQQMRAAMVEPPFLFFACRLNVNYDALRLQGFQVHVFGNQE